In a single window of the Salvelinus alpinus chromosome 15, SLU_Salpinus.1, whole genome shotgun sequence genome:
- the cnot1 gene encoding CCR4-NOT transcription complex subunit 1 isoform X16: MNLDSLSLALSQISYLVDNLTKKNYRASQQEIQHIVNRHGPEADRHLLRCLFSHVDFSGDGKSSGKDFHQFLIQECVSLISKPNFISTLCYAIDNPLHYQKSLKPLAHLFTQLSKVLKLSKVQEVIFGLALLNSCNADLRGFAAQFVKQKLPDLLRSYVDADLGVNQEGGFQDIAIEVLHLLLSHLLFGQKGASGVGQEQIDAFLKTLCRDFPQARCPVVLAPLLYPEKRDILMDRILPDSGELAKTMMESSLAEFMQEVGYGFCASLDECRNIILQYGVREVTASQVARVLGMMARTHSGLSDGIPLQSISAPGSGIWSDGKDKSDGSQAHTWNVEVLIDVVKEVNPNLNFKEVTYELDHPGFMIRDSKGLQMVVYGIQRGLGMEVFPVDLIYRPWKHAEGQLSFIQHSLMSPDVFCFADYPCHTVAIDILKAPPEDDNREIATWKSLDLVESLLRLSEVGQYEQVKQLFSFPIKHCPDMLVLALLQISTSWHTLRHELISTLMPIFLGNHPNSAIILHYAWHGQGQSPSIRQLIMHSMAEWYMRGEQYDQAKLSRILDVAQDLKSLSMLLNGTPFAFVIDLAALASRREYLKLDKWLTDKIREHGVGGEPFIQACVTFLKRRCPSIMGGLAPEKDQPKSAQLPPETMATMLGCLQSCAGSVSQELSETILTMVANCSNVMNKARQPPPGVMPKGRAPSTSSLDAISPVQVSVSPLQMDPLTAMGSLNLSSSATSHTQSMQGFPTPLGSAFSNPQSPAKAFPPLSNPNPSTPFGGIGSLSSQLGNTGPLGSGIGSGLGMPAVSSDPFGTRKMSTPGLNPTTFQQSKMKASDLSQVWPEANQHFSKEIDDEANSYFQRIYNHPPHPTMSVDEVLEMLQRFKDSTIKREREVFNCMLRNLFEEYRFFPQYPDKELHITACLFGGIIEKGLVTYMALGLALRYVLEALRKPFGSKMYYFGIAALDRFKNRLKDYPQYCQHLASIGHFLQFPLTLQEYIEYGQQSRDPPVKMQGSITTPGSLALAQAQAQSQPPKAPQSGQPSTLVTTATATTTVAKTTTITRPTPGSFKKDVPPSINTTNIDTLLVATDQTERIVEPPENVQEKIAFIFNNLSQSNMTQKVEELKETVKEEFMPWVSQYLVMKRVSIEPNFHSLYSNFLDTLKNPEFVKMVLNETYRNIKVLLTSDKAAANFSDRSLLKNLGHWLGMITLAKNKPILYTDLEVKSLLLEAYVKGQQELLYVVPFVAKVLESSLRSVIFRPQNPWTMAIMNVLAELHTEHDLKLNLKFEIEVLCKNLSLDINDLKPGTLLKDKDKLKSLEEQLSAPKKEAKPPEEMIPIVSTAAPSTPAPTTACSATGPPTPQFSYHDINVYALAGLAPHINININIPLLQAHPQLKQCVRQSIERAVQELVHPVVDRSIKIAMTTCEQIVRKDFALDSEESRMRVAAHHMMRNLTAGMAMITCREPLLMSIATNLKNSFAAALRAPTPQQREMMEEAAARVAQDNCELACCFIQKTAVEKAGPEMDKRLATEFELRKHARQEGRRYCDPVVLTYQAERMPEQIRLKVGGVDPKQLAVYEEFARNVPGFLPSNDLSQPTGFLAQPMKQQAWATDDVAQIYDKCMADLEQHLHAIPPALAMNPQTQALRSLLEAVALARNSRDGIAALGLLQKAVEGLLDATSGADADLLLRYRECHLLVLKALQDGRAYGPLWCNKQITRCLIECRDEYKYNVEAVELLIRNHLVNMQQYDLHLAQSMENGLHYMAVAFAMQLVKLLLVDERSVSHITEADLFHTIETLMRTSAHSRANAPEGLPQLMDVVRSNYEAMIDRAHGGPNFMMHSGISQASEYDDPPGLREKAEYLLREWVNLYHSAAAGRDSTKAFSAFVGQMHQQGILKTDDLITRFFRLCTEMCVEISYRAQAEQQHNPAASAAIIRAKCYHNLDAFVRLIALLVKHSGEATNTVTKINLLNKVLGIVVGVLIQDHDVRQTEFQQLPYHRIFIMLLLELNAPEHVLETINFQTLTAFCNTFHILRPTKAPGFVYAWLELISHRIFIARMLAHTPQQKGWPMYAQLLIDLFKYLAPFLRNVELNKPMQILYKGTLRVLLVLLHDFPEFLCDYHYGFCDVIPPNCIQLRNLILSAFPRNMRLPDPFTPNLKVDMLSEINIAPRILTNFTGVMPSQFKKDLDSYLKTRSPVTFLSELRSNLQVSNEPGNRYNIQLINALVLYVGTQAIAHIHNKGSTPSMSTITHSAHMDIFQNLAVDLDTEGRYLFLNAIANQLRYPNSHTHYFSCTMLYLFAEANTEAIQEQITRVLLERLIVNRPHPWGLLITFIELIKNPAFKFWSHDFVHCAPEIEKLFQSVAQCCMGQKQAQQVMEGTGAS; this comes from the exons ATGAATCTTGACTCGCTCTCGCTGGCTTTGTCTCAAATCAGCTACCTGGTGGACAATTTAACAAAGAAAAACTACAGAGCCAGCCAGCAGGAAATACAGCAT ATTGTGAATCGTCACGGCCCTGAGGCGGACAGGCATTTATTACGCTGTCTCTTCTCCCATGTGGATTTCAGTGGTGATGGTAAAAGCAGTGGCAAAGATTTTCATCAG TTTCTGATCCAGGAGTGTGTTTCACTGATTTCAAAGCCTAATTTTATTTCAACACTTTGCTACGCCATCGACAATCCTTTGCACTACCAGAAG AGTTTGAAGCCGTTGGCCCACTTGTTTACTCAGTTGAGTAAAGTTCTCAAGCTAAGCAAGGTTCAAGAA GTGATATTTGGCCTTGCTTTGCTCAATTCGTGCAACGCAGACCTTCGTGGTTTTG CCGCGCAGTTCGTCAAACAAAAGCTCCCTGATCTCCTCCGCTCGTACGTGGACGCGGACCTTGGCGTTAACCAGGAAGGTGGCTTCCAAGATATTGCCATAGAGGTCCTGCACCTGCTCCTCTCCCATCTTCTGTTTGGCCAGAAGGGAGCCAGTGGCGTCGGACAAGAGCAGATTGACGCTTTCCTCAAGACACTGTGCAGAG atttCCCGCAGGCGCGCTGCCCTGTGGTGCTTGCACCGCTGCTGTACCCTGAAAAACGGGACATTCTGATGGACAGGATTCTGCCAGACTCGGGAGAGTTAGCCAAGACCATGATGGAGAGTTCTCTTGCAGAGTTCATGCAGGAAGTTGGCTATGGCTTTTGTGCAAG TCTTGATGAATGCCGCAACATAATTCTGCAGTATGGGGTGCGAGAGGTTACTGCCAGCCAGGTGGCCAGGGTCCTGGGGATGATGGCTCGTACCCACTCTGGCTTGTCTGATGGAATCCCCCTACAG TCCATCTCTGCTCCGGGCAGTGGCATTTGGAGTGATGGAAAGGACAAAAGTGATGGTTCTCAGGCCCACACTTGGAATGTAGAAGTTCTGATTGACGTGGTCAAAGAAGTT AACCCCAATCTGAACTTCAAAGAGGTGACCTACGAGCTCGATCACCCTGGCTTTATGATCCGGGACAGTAAGGGACTTCAGATGGTGGTGTATGGGATCCAGAGGGGCCTGGGCATGGAGGTGTTTCCTGTCGACCTCATCTACCGGCCCTGGAAGCATGCTGAGGGACAG CTGTCATTCATTCAGCACTCCCTCATGAGCCCAGATGTGTTCTGCTTCGCTGACTACCCCTGCCACACCGTAGCCATCGACATACTGAAGGCGCCACCCGAGGACGATAACAGGGAGATAGCCACCTG GAAGAGCCTGGACCTGGTGGAGAGCCTCCTGCGCCTCTCTGAGGTGGGCCAGTACGAGCAGGTGAAGCAGCTCTTCAGTTTCCCCATCAAGCACTGTCCTGACATGCTGGTGCTGGCGCTGCTGCAGATCAGCACCTCCTGGCACACCCTGCGCCACGAGCTCATCTCCACCCTCATGCCCATCTTCCTGGGCAACCATCCCAACTCTGCCATCATCTTGCACTACGCGTGGCACGGACAGGGCCAGTCCCCCTCTATCCGTCAGCTGATCATGCACTCGATGGCAGAGTGGTACATGAGAGGAGAGCAGTACGACCAGGCCAAGCTGTCCCGCATCCTGGATGTGGCCCAGGACTTGAAG tctctttcaATGCTGCTAAATGGTACTCCATTTGCGTTTGTTATTGACCTTGCTGCACTTGCCTCTCGCCGTGAATACCTCAAACTTGACAAATGGCTGACTGACAAAATCCGAGAGCACGGGGTGGGTGGC GAGCCCTTCATCCAGGCATGTGTAACGTTCCTGAAGAGACGCTGTCCCTCTATTATGGGTGGTCTGGCCCCAGAGAAGGACCAGCCCAAAAGTGCCCAGCTCCCCCCGGAAACGATGGCTACCATGCTGGGCTGTCTGCAGTCCTGTGCAGG gAGTGTGTCTCAAGAGCTCTCTGAGACTATCTTGACCATGGTTGCCAACTGTAGCAACGTCATGAACAAAGCCCGCCAGCCACCACCGGGGGTCATGCCAAAGGGACGTGCTCCCAGCACCAGCAGCCTAGACGCCATTTCCCCTGTGCAGGTATCGGTGTCTCCTCTCCAG ATGGATCCCCTGACAGCCATGGGTTCGCTGAACCTGAGCAGCTCTGCCACCTCTCACACACAGAGCATGCAGGGCTTCCCTACGCCGCTGGGCTCTGCCTTCAGCAACCCCCAGTCCCCAGCTAAGGCCTTCCCTCCActgtccaaccccaaccccagcACACCATTTGGGGGGATTGGAAGCCTCTCTTCACAGCTAGGTAACACAG GTCCGCTGGGATCAGGCATTGGTTCTGGTCTTGGAATGCCAGCGGTGAGCAGCGATCCGTTTGGGACGAGGAAGATGAGCACACCGGGCCTGAATCCGACCACCTTTCAGCAGAGTAAGATGAAGGCCT CTGACCTATCTCAGGTGTGGCCTGAGGCTAACCAGCACTTTAGTAAGGAGATTGACGATGAGGCTAACAGTTACTTCCAGCGCATCTACAATCACCCCCCACACCCCACCATGTCTGTGGATGAG GTGCTGGAGATGTTGCAGAGGTTCAAGGACTCCACCATCAAGCGAGAGCGGGAGGTCTTTAACTGTATGCTGAGGAACTTGTTTGAGGAGTACCGCTTCTTCCCCCAGTACCCTGACAAGGAGCTGCACATCACCGCCTGCCTGTTCGGGGGGATCATCGAGAAGGGTCTTGTCACCTACATGGCCCTTGGGCTGGCCCTCAGATATGTCCTTGAAGCCTTAAGGAAGCCATTTGGATCCAAAATGTATTACTTTGGAATCGCTGCTCTAGATAGATTCAAAAATAG GCTGAAGGACTATCCCCAATATTGTCAGCATTTGGCCTCGATCGGCCACTTTCTGCAATTCCCCCTTACTTTACAAGAG TATATCGAGTATGGCCAACAGTCACGGGATCCTCCAGTGAAGATGCAAGGATCCATCACCACCCCTGGGAGCCTGGCGTTGGCTCAAGCTCAGGCCCAGTCTCAGCCTCCCAAAGCCCCCCAGTCTGGACAGCCCAGCACCCTGGTCACCACAGCTACTGCCACCACCACTGTCGCCAAAACCACTACCATCACACGACCTACCCCTGGCAGCTTCAAGAAGGATGTGCCG CCCTCCATCAACACCACAAACATTGACACTCTGCTAGTAGCAACAGACCAAACCGAGAGGATTGTGGAACCCCCAGAAAATGTTCAAGAGAAAATTGCTTTCATCTTCAATAACCTGTCACAATCCAACATGACACAGAAG GTTGAGGAGTTAAAGGAAACTGTGAAAGAGGAGTTTATGCCCTGGGTCTCCCAGTATCTGGTCATGAAGAGGGTCAGCATCGAGCCCAACTTCCACAGCCTATACTCCAACTTTCTAGACACTCTGAAGAACCCTGAGTTTGTCAAAATGGTCCTGAATGAAACTTACAGAAACATCAAG GTTCTCCTTACCTCTGATAAGGCAGCTGCAAACTTCTCTGATCGATCCCTACTGAAGAATTTGGGCCACTGGCTTGGCATGATCACTCTGGCAAAAAACAAGCCCATCCTGTACACG GATTTGGAGGTAAAATCCCTCTTGTTGGAAGCCTATGTCAAGGGGCAGCAGGAGCTACTGTATGTGGTCCCGTTTGTGGCCAAAGTCCTGGAATCCAGTTTGCGTAGCGTG ATCTTCCGACCTCAGAATCCCTGGACCATGGCCATCATGAATGTTCTGGCAGAGTTGCATACGGAACATGATCTGAAG CTGAACTTAAAGTTTGAGATTGAGGTGCTGTGTAAGAACTTATCACTGGACATCAATGACCTGAAGCCTGGCACCCTGCTGAAAGACAAAGACAAGTTGAAGAGTCTGGAGGAGCAGCTCTCTGCACCAAAGAAAGAGGCCAAGCCCCCTGAAGAAATGATCCCTATTGTTAGCACAG CTGCACCATCCACTCCCGCCCCAACCACCGCTTGCTCAGCTACTGGGCCCCCTACCCCGCAGTTTAGCTATCATGACATCAATGTGTACGCCCTTGCAGGGCTAGCCCCTCACATCAATATCAACATCAAC ATCCCCTTGCTTCAAGCCCACCCTCAGCTCAAGCAGTGTGTGAGACAGTCCATTGAGCGGGCCGTGCAAGAGCTCGTCCACCCCGTAGTGGACCGCTCCATCAAGATCGCCATGACAACCTGCGAGCAGATCGTCAGGAAGGACTTTGCTCTGGACTCGGAGGAGTCGCGCATGCGTGTGGCAGCTCATCATATGATGCGCAACCTGACTGCCGGCATGGCCATGATCACCTGCCGGGAGCCCCTGCTCATGAGCATCGCCACCAACCTGAAGAACAGCTTTGCTGCTGCCCTCAGG GCCCCCACCCCCCAGCAGAGAGAGATGATGGAGGAGGCTGCTGCCAGGGTCGCCCAGGACAACTGTGAGCTGGCCTGCTGCTTCATCCAGaagactgcagtggagaaggctGGCCCAGAGATGGACAAGAGGCTGGCAACG GAGTTTGAGCTGAGGAAGCATGCCCGTCAGGAGGGCCGTCGCTACTGTGACCCCGTTGTGCTGACCTACCAGGCCGAGCGCATGCCAGAGCAGATCAGACTCAAG GTTGGAGGCGTAGACCCCAAACAGCTGGCAGTGTATGAGGAGTTTGCCCGGAATGTTCCAGGCTTCCTACCCAGCAACGACCTGTCTCAGCCCACAGGATTCCTTGCCCAACCCATGAAG caacaggcaTGGGCCACGGATGACGTTGCTCAGATCTATGACAAGTGCATGGCAGACCTGGAGCAGCACCTCCACGCCATCCCTCCCGCGCTGGCCATGAACCCTCAGACCCAGGCTTTGCGCAGCCTGCTGGAGGCCGTGGCCCTAGCCAGGAACTCCCGGGACGGCATCGCCGCTCTGGGCCTGCTGCAGAAG GCTGTGGAGGGTCTGCTGGATGCTACCAGTGGTGCCGATGCTGACTTGCTTCTGCGGTATAGAGAGTGCCACCTGCTGGTGCTCAAAGCCCTCCAGGACGGCCGGGCATACGGGCCACTGTGGTGCAACAAGCAGATTACCAG GTGCCTGATTGAGTGCCGTGATGAGTACAAGTACAACGTGGAGGCTGTGGAGCTGCTGATCAGAAACCACCTGGTCAACATGCAGCAGTATGACCTGCACCTGGCACAG TCTATGGAGAATGGGCTGCACTACATGGCGGTGGCGTTTGCCATGCAGCTGGTGAAGCTGCTGTTGGTGGATGAGCGCAGTGTGAGCCACATTACCGAGGCAGACTTGTTCCACACTATCGAGACTCTGATGCGAACCAGCGCCCACTCCAGGGCCAACGCACCTGAGGG GCTTCCTCAGCTGATGGACGTGGTCCGTTCCAACTACGAGGCCATGATCGACCGGGCCCACGGAGGACCCAACTTTATGATGCACTCTGGCATCTCCCAGGCATCCGAGTACGACGACCCGCCGGGCCTGAGGGAGAAGGCTGAGTACCTGCTGAGGGAATGGGTCAACCTGTACCATTCTGCAGCCGCCGGCCGGGACAGCACCAAGGCCTTCTCTGCCtttgtgggacag ATGCACCAGCAGGGCATTCTGAAGACCGATGACCTGATCACTCGTTTCTTCCGGCTGTGCACGGAGATGTGTGTGGAGATCAGCTACCGTGCGCAggccgagcagcagcacaacccCGCGGCCAGCGCCGCCATCATCAGGGCCAAGTGTTACCACAACCTGGACGCCTTTGTGCGCCTCATCGCCCTGCTGGTCAAGCACTCCGGAGAGGCCACCAACACTGTCACCAAGATCAACCTGCTCAACAAG GTTCTAGGTATTGTGGTTGGAGTGTTGATCCAGGACCATGATGTGAGACAGACTGAGTTCCAGCAGTTGCCTTACCACCGCATCTTCATCATGCTGTTGCTCGAGCTCAATGCCCCCGAGCACGTGCTCGAGACCATCAACTTCCAGACCCTCACCGCCTTCTG CAACACTTTCCACATCCTGAGGCCTACCAAAGCCCCTGGCTTTGTTTACGCTTGGCTGGAGTTGATCTCTCACCGTATCTTCATCGCCAGGATGCTGGCGCACACCCCACAGCAGAAG GGTTGGCCCATGTATGCGCAACTTCTCATTGATCTGTTCAAGTACCTGGCGCCCTTCCTGAGGAATGTTGAGCTTAACAAACCTATGCAAATCCTCTACAAG GGTACCCTGCGCGTCCTTCTGGTCCTACTGCATGACTTCCCAGAGTTCCTGTGCGACTACCACTACGGCTTCTGCGACGTCATCCCGCCCAACTGCATCCAGCTCCGCAACCTGATTCTGAGTGCCTTCCCACGCAACATGAGGCTTCCAGACCCCTTCACTCCCAATCTGAAG GTTGACATGCTCAGCGAGATCAACATCGCTCCGCGCATCCTCACAAACTTCACCGGAGTGATGCCCTCTCAGTTCAAGAAGGATCTGGACTCCTACCTGAAGACACGCTCCCCCGTCACCTTCCTCTCTGAGCTCCGCAGCAATCTGCAG GTGTCAAATGAGCCAGGCAACCGTTACAACATCCAGCTGATCAACGCTCTGGTGCTGTATGTGGGAACCCAGGCCATCGCACACATCCACAACAAGGGCAGCACCCCCTCCATGAGCACCATCACTCACTCAGCCCACATGGACATCTTCCAGAACCTGGCTGTGGACCTGGACACTGAGG GGCGTTATCTCTTCCTGAATGCCATTGCCAATCAGCTGCGCTACCCAAACAGCCACACCCATTACTTCAGCTGCACCATGCTGTACCTGTTTGCTGAGGCCAACACTGAGGCAATCCAGGAGCAGATTACCAG GGTTCTTCTGGAGAGGCTGATTGTGAACAGGCCTCATCCCTGGGGACTGCTCATCACCTTCATCGAGCTCATCAAGAATCCCGCCTTCAAGTTCTGGAGCCACGACTTTGTACACTGTGCCCCGGAGATCGAGAA gttgtTCCAGTCAGTGGCTCAGTGCTGCATGGGGCAAAAGCAGGCTCAGCAGGTGATGGAGGGCACTGGTGccagttag